A window from Podospora bellae-mahoneyi strain CBS 112042 chromosome 1 map unlocalized CBS112042p_1, whole genome shotgun sequence encodes these proteins:
- a CDS encoding uncharacterized protein (EggNog:ENOG503NYM7; COG:L) has product MARPYNYGGGSYKPKQQSTNSWNQHAYGYSSNFFSGDGSSNNGNNTSLVEDFVAFVKKALRALVKFWRERGRRMVVTAIYNTVHQIKRNLTYNRILSVPHLLVGFWVVLLLWGERWTFHSMVENCAWENWENWPAGAQPHRVALVADPQLIDPHSYPGRPWPIQALTIKLTDNYMKRGYGQLQEQLDPDSVFFLGDLFDGGREWKTAHGDFRDPSWGPHPKSEQKYLKSWNKHYGEFYWLKEYGRFGEIFIKPWIKSGMESGKEHKRRKFVTSLPGNHDLGFGAEIKVPVRNRFETYFGEGNRVDVVGNHTFVSVDSVSMSAEASPEAARHDLKPIYMPTKIFLDRLQWLKPIAVEKELRMMRGEVPEVQFKHKIEEVDKANFKDKPSLGTENTPELPTILLSHVPLYRPPGTPCGPLRERHPPAKPPKGQTGPVVPDHGNAISVSRGYQYQNVLDEQQSISLLKKVGNVVHAFSGDDHDYCELVHSEEQRRVKEITVKSISMAMGVNKPGFVLVSLWNPLDSGGKPLNPDQKQTLQTHLCILPSQLSTYIRYVGFAIISVIILVVRAFLVPVLKLTPFALEPEVQGVQYRGSALLPVFKAKVEDYDEYGFPSSGLGSSRSGGGKGRDRSGSSVGGHGHSREKSKGKWRGQPRIEIRSDEREEEEKWRPKGRGMGYNKGKDTVATVVVREMWTTIWRATWMVLVWFGWLNW; this is encoded by the exons ATGGCCCGGCCGTATAACtatggcggcggcagctaCAAGCCAAAGCAGCAATCCACTAACAGCTGGAATCAGCACGCCTACGGCTACTCGTCCAATTTCTTCAGTGGGGATGGTTCCAGCAATAAtggcaacaacacctccctcgtCGAGGACTTTGTGGCCTTTGTGAAAAAGGCCCTCCGGGCTCTGGTCAAGTTCTGGCGCGAACGTGGCCGGCGGATGGTGGTTACGGCGATTTATAATACGGTGCACCAAATAAAGAGGAATTTGACATATAATCGGATACTCAGCGTTCCGCATTTGCTGGTTGGGTTCTGGGTTGTGCTGTTGCTTTGGGGGGAGAGATGGACTTTCCATTCCATGGTGGAAAACTGCGCGTGGGAGAATTGGGAGAACTGG CCCGCCGGCGCCCAACCCCACCGCGTAGCCCTCGTTGCCGACCCCCAGCTCATCGATCCTCATTCCTACCCTGGCCGACCATGGCCAATACAAGCCCTGACGATTAAGTTGACGGACAACTACATGAAGCGTGGGTATGGTCAGCTCCAGGAGCAGCTCGACCCCGACagcgtcttcttcctcggtgACCTCTTTGACGGCGGCAGAGAATGGAAGACGGCCCACGGCGACTTTAGAGACCCCTCGTGGGGACCACACCCGAAATCGGAACAGAAATACCTAAAGAGCTGGAACAAACACTATGGGGAGTTTTACTGGCTGAAGGAGTATGGCCGGTTTGGGGAGATATTCATCAAGCCGTGGATCAAGTCCGGGATGGAATCCGGCAAGGAACACAAGCGCAGGAAGTTCGTCACGAGCTTACCAGGAAATCACGACTTGGGGTTTGGGGCGGAGATCAAAGTCCCCGTGAGGAACCGATTCGAGACGTACTTTGGGGAAGGGAACAGAGTGGATGTTGTGGGGAATCACACGTTTGTTTCGGTCGACTCGGTGTCGATGAGTGCGGAAGCGTCGCCCGAGGCGGCGAGACATGACCTCAAGCCGATTTACATGCCTACCAAGATCTTTCTGGATAGGCTGCAATGGCTGAAGCCGATCgcggtggagaaggagctgaggatgatgagaggggAGGTGCCGGAGGTGCAGTTTAAGCacaagattgaggaggtggataaGGCGAATTTCAAAGACAAGCCCAGTCTTGGTACTGAAAATACGCCGGAGCTGCCGACGATTCTGCTGAGCCATGTCCCGCTTTATCGACCGCCTGGGACGCCCTGCGGCCCGCTGAGGGAGAGACACCCCCCTGCGAAACCACCAAAGGGACAGAcggggccggtggtgccTGATCATGGGAACGCCATTTCTGTTTCCAGGGGGTATCAGTATCAGAACGTGCTTGACGAGCAGCAGTCGATTAGTCTGTTGAAGAAGGTTGGCAATGTGGTTCACGCCTTTTCGGGGGATGATCATGACTATTGCGAGCTGGTGCACTCTGAGGAGCAGCGGAGGGTTAAGGAGATCACGGTGAAGAGTATCAGCATGGCGATGGGGGTGAATAAACCGGGGTTTGTCCTGGTTAGTCTGTGGAACCCACTGGACAGCGGGGGGAAGCCGCTTAATCCGGATCAGAAGCAGACGCTGCAGACGCACTTGTGCATTTTGCCTAGTCAGTTGAGCACGTATATTCGCTACGTGGGGTTTGCGATCATTTCGGTTAtcattttggtggtgagggcgtTCTTGGTGCCGGTTTTGAAGCTCACGCCTTTTGCGCTGGAGCCGGAGGTACAGGGGGTGCAGTATAGGGGGAGTGCACTGCTGCCTGTGTTCAAGGCAAAGGTAGAGGATTATGATGAGTATGGGTTTCCTTCTAGTGGGTTGGGGTCTTCGAGAagtggtggggggaaggggagggataggAGTGGTTCGAGTGTTGGTGGACATGGACATAGCAGGGAGAAGAGCAAGGGGAAGTGGAGGGGGCAGCCGAGGATAGAGATTAGGAGCgatgagagggaggaggaggagaagtggaggccgaaggggagggggatgggttATAACAAGGGAAAGGATACGGTtgcgacggtggtggtgagggagatgtgGACTACGATTTGGAGGGCGACGtggatggttttggtgtggtttgggtggttgaACTGGTAG